The following coding sequences are from one Paracoccus alcaliphilus window:
- the glpK gene encoding glycerol kinase GlpK, translating into MTILAMDQGTTSSRALIFSPDLTVLASAQQEFPQHFPQSGWVENDPDDIWTTSAATARAAIERAGNPRIEAIGITNQRETTLIWDRKTGKPIHNAIVWQDRRTAALCARLKQEGHEDLVSATTGLLLDPYFSATKIAWLLENVEGGRERAQAGDLAFGTVDTFLIWKLTGGRAHVTDATNAARTMLYDIRKGDWSDEMLELFGVPRALLPEVRDSADDFGMTRADLFGREIPILGVAGDQQAATVGQACFQPGMLKSTYGTGCFALLNTGDQAIRSDHRLLTTIAYRLDGRTTYALEGSIFVAGAVVQWLRDGLQLIRHARDTQALSAQADASQNIIIVPAFTGLGAPYWAPDARGAVFGLTRNTGPAELARAALESVGFQTRDLLEAMRADWPDAGDAVLRVDGGMTASEPAMQFLADIIGAPVDRPKNSETTAQGAAWLAGYRAGICPGPQEYARDWQLDRRFQPDLDATTRDQRYSAWKRAVQAVLSV; encoded by the coding sequence ATGACGATTCTGGCAATGGATCAGGGAACCACATCGTCCCGCGCATTGATCTTCAGCCCCGATCTGACGGTTCTGGCCAGCGCGCAGCAGGAATTTCCGCAGCATTTCCCGCAATCCGGCTGGGTGGAAAACGACCCCGACGATATCTGGACCACATCCGCCGCCACCGCCCGCGCCGCCATCGAGCGTGCGGGAAACCCGCGGATCGAGGCCATCGGCATCACCAATCAGCGCGAAACCACGCTGATCTGGGACCGCAAGACCGGCAAGCCGATCCATAACGCCATCGTCTGGCAGGACCGCCGCACCGCCGCGCTTTGCGCCCGGTTGAAGCAGGAAGGCCACGAGGATCTGGTCAGCGCCACCACCGGGCTGCTGCTGGACCCCTATTTCAGCGCCACCAAGATCGCCTGGCTGCTGGAAAACGTCGAGGGTGGGCGCGAACGGGCGCAGGCGGGCGATCTGGCCTTCGGCACCGTGGACACATTCCTGATCTGGAAGCTGACCGGCGGGCGGGCGCATGTGACCGACGCCACCAATGCCGCGCGCACGATGCTGTACGACATCCGCAAGGGCGACTGGTCCGACGAAATGCTGGAACTGTTCGGCGTGCCCCGCGCGCTGCTGCCCGAGGTCCGCGACAGCGCCGACGATTTCGGCATGACCCGCGCCGACCTGTTCGGGCGAGAGATCCCGATTCTGGGCGTGGCGGGCGATCAGCAGGCGGCGACGGTCGGGCAGGCCTGCTTTCAGCCCGGCATGCTGAAATCGACCTACGGCACCGGCTGTTTCGCGCTGCTGAATACCGGCGATCAGGCCATCCGCTCGGACCACCGGCTGCTGACGACCATCGCCTATCGGCTGGATGGCCGGACGACCTATGCGCTGGAAGGCTCGATCTTTGTCGCGGGCGCGGTGGTGCAATGGCTGCGCGACGGGTTGCAACTGATCCGGCATGCCAGGGACACGCAGGCCCTGTCGGCGCAGGCGGATGCCAGCCAGAACATCATCATCGTGCCCGCGTTCACCGGGCTGGGCGCGCCCTATTGGGCGCCCGATGCGCGCGGGGCGGTCTTTGGCCTGACCCGCAATACCGGCCCCGCCGAACTGGCCCGCGCCGCGCTGGAAAGCGTCGGCTTCCAGACCCGCGACCTGCTGGAGGCCATGCGCGCCGACTGGCCCGATGCGGGCGATGCGGTGCTGCGCGTCGATGGCGGCATGACTGCCAGCGAACCGGCGATGCAGTTTCTGGCCGACATCATCGGCGCGCCTGTGGACCGGCCCAAGAACAGCGAGACCACGGCGCAGGGCGCGGCCTGGCTGGCGGGTTATCGCGCAGGCATCTGCCCCGGCCCGCAGGAATATGCCCGCGACTGGCAGCTTGACCGTCGATTCCAGCCCGATCTGGACGCCACCACCCGCGATCAGCGTTATTCCGCTTGGAAACGCGCCGTTCAGGCAGTCCTTTCGGTGTGA
- a CDS encoding NAD(P)/FAD-dependent oxidoreductase gives MTLTPDALVIGAGPAGLMAAEVLSQGGASVLLAEAMPTPARKFLMAGKSGLNLTKAEPLEMFALRFSLGSGGCLPPHPRGYFCTKDGAFGPEQVMDWARGLGIGLFTGSTGRVFPVGMKASPLLRAWLARLRGQGVELRTRWRWVGLEQGFRFETAQGVRHVRPGVAVLALGGASWPRLGSDAAWVPVLREAGVPVVDFRPANMGFRVAWSERMARHFGRAVKGTRIRAGDLVTRGEWVIGRCGIEGGAIYEVAAAIRDGAPAVVDLAPDLDHGALAGRFARPRGRLSLGNWLRKVLGDPVKVALLLEWGRPWPGDPDGWARRAAALPLDHAGPMGLERAISSAGGICWSGIGPGLELTALPGTFVAGEMLDWEAPTGGYLLTGCLATGRIAGAAALERLRG, from the coding sequence ATGACGCTGACGCCCGATGCGCTGGTCATCGGCGCGGGGCCTGCCGGGCTGATGGCGGCCGAGGTCCTGTCGCAGGGCGGCGCATCGGTTCTGCTGGCCGAGGCGATGCCGACGCCCGCGCGGAAGTTTCTGATGGCGGGCAAGTCAGGGTTGAACCTGACCAAGGCCGAGCCTTTGGAGATGTTTGCGCTGCGGTTCAGCCTTGGCAGCGGGGGCTGTCTGCCCCCGCACCCCCGAGGATATTTCTGCACCAAAGATGGGGCATTTGGTCCGGAACAGGTGATGGACTGGGCGCGGGGGCTGGGGATCGGGTTGTTTACCGGCTCGACCGGGCGGGTGTTTCCGGTGGGGATGAAGGCATCGCCCCTGTTGCGGGCTTGGCTGGCGCGGTTGCGTGGGCAGGGGGTCGAGTTGCGGACCCGCTGGCGCTGGGTCGGGCTGGAGCAGGGGTTTCGGTTCGAGACGGCGCAGGGGGTGCGGCATGTGCGGCCCGGCGTCGCGGTTCTGGCGCTGGGGGGGGCAAGCTGGCCCCGGCTGGGTTCGGATGCCGCCTGGGTGCCGGTATTGCGTGAGGCAGGGGTGCCCGTAGTGGATTTCCGGCCTGCCAATATGGGATTCAGGGTGGCGTGGTCGGAACGGATGGCGCGTCATTTCGGCAGGGCCGTCAAGGGGACCCGGATCCGCGCGGGCGATCTGGTCACGCGCGGCGAATGGGTGATCGGGCGTTGCGGGATCGAGGGCGGAGCGATTTACGAAGTTGCCGCCGCCATCCGGGATGGGGCCCCGGCGGTCGTGGATCTGGCGCCGGATCTGGATCATGGGGCGCTGGCCGGGCGGTTTGCGAGGCCGCGTGGCAGGTTGTCGCTGGGCAACTGGCTGCGGAAGGTTCTGGGCGATCCGGTCAAGGTGGCGCTGCTGCTGGAATGGGGGCGGCCCTGGCCCGGCGATCCGGATGGCTGGGCGCGGCGGGCGGCTGCCTTGCCGTTGGACCATGCCGGGCCGATGGGGCTGGAGCGGGCGATATCCTCGGCGGGCGGCATCTGCTGGAGCGGGATCGGGCCGGGGTTGGAGTTGACGGCGCTGCCCGGCACCTTTGTCGCGGGCGAGATGCTGGACTGGGAGGCGCCCACCGGCGGCTATCTTCTGACCGGCTGTCTGGCCACTGGGCGGATCGCCGGGGCGGCGGCGCTGGAGAGGTTGCGGGGCTAG
- a CDS encoding glutathione S-transferase family protein encodes MYVVIGTSNSRALRVLWLLEELGLPFQHVAATPRSEGVVTFNPTGKVPVLIDDGTPITDSTAILTYLADRHGDLTHPAGTLDRARQDSLTQFLLDEFDAALWLAARHSFLLPEEMRLSAIKNTLRWEFERSQKVLVHRLAEGEFLMGDRMTVPDIILTHCLVWALTAKFPITESRLTDYLERMKARPAYQRAAAR; translated from the coding sequence ATGTATGTTGTGATCGGCACGTCGAACAGCCGCGCCCTGCGGGTGCTGTGGCTGTTGGAGGAATTGGGCCTGCCCTTCCAGCACGTTGCCGCCACACCCCGCAGCGAAGGCGTCGTCACCTTCAACCCGACGGGCAAGGTGCCGGTGCTGATCGACGACGGCACCCCGATCACCGATTCGACGGCGATCCTGACCTATCTGGCCGACCGTCATGGCGACCTGACCCATCCGGCGGGAACGCTTGACCGGGCGCGTCAGGACAGCCTGACCCAGTTCCTGCTGGACGAATTCGACGCGGCGCTGTGGCTGGCGGCGCGGCACAGCTTTCTGCTGCCCGAGGAAATGCGGCTGTCGGCGATCAAGAACACCCTGCGCTGGGAATTCGAGCGCAGCCAGAAGGTGCTGGTCCATCGGCTGGCGGAAGGCGAATTCCTGATGGGCGACCGCATGACCGTGCCCGACATCATCCTGACACATTGTCTGGTCTGGGCGCTGACGGCGAAATTCCCGATCACCGAAAGCAGGCTGACCGATTATCTGGAACGGATGAAAGCGCGGCCCGCCTATCAGCGCGCCGCCGCAAGATAG
- a CDS encoding PaaI family thioesterase, whose amino-acid sequence MKDDEQLRKLVESQPEYAHHIGARPISATPERVEFEMEVTPLLSNRNGVLHGGAIMGLADNAGGTGTHLHLPEGKATTTLESKTNFLRPVRLGDTARAVAVPLHLGRTTQIWQTTITRGDGKIAAIVTQTQMIIDWTD is encoded by the coding sequence ATGAAAGACGACGAACAGCTGCGCAAACTGGTCGAGAGCCAGCCCGAATACGCCCATCACATCGGCGCGCGGCCAATCTCGGCCACGCCCGAGCGGGTGGAATTCGAGATGGAGGTCACGCCCCTGCTGTCCAACCGCAACGGTGTGTTGCATGGCGGCGCGATCATGGGTCTGGCCGACAATGCAGGCGGCACCGGCACCCATCTGCACCTGCCCGAAGGCAAGGCGACCACGACGCTGGAAAGCAAGACGAACTTCCTGCGCCCGGTGCGACTGGGCGATACGGCGCGGGCGGTCGCGGTGCCGCTGCATCTGGGCCGCACCACCCAGATCTGGCAGACGACCATCACCCGAGGCGACGGCAAGATCGCGGCGATCGTCACCCAGACCCAGATGATCATTGACTGGACCGACTGA
- the lptE gene encoding LPS assembly lipoprotein LptE, translated as MWSPEGITRRAALLGLLAVAACGLTPVYGPDGAGRRLFGRIRPQDPETFEDFAFNRRLAERLGPEADGALQLEYRLSIGVVSQAITPEEVTTRYSLNGTADFALRDAAGVVLVQGRVSGFTSYSTTETTIATLTAEADARQRLAHMLADQVVTRLLAASDKLPQ; from the coding sequence ATGTGGTCGCCTGAGGGCATCACCCGCCGCGCGGCCCTGCTGGGGCTGCTGGCGGTTGCGGCCTGCGGGCTGACCCCGGTTTACGGGCCGGATGGGGCGGGCAGGCGGCTGTTCGGCCGCATCCGCCCGCAGGACCCCGAGACATTCGAGGATTTCGCCTTCAATCGCCGTCTGGCCGAACGGCTGGGCCCCGAGGCGGATGGCGCATTGCAGCTGGAATACCGGCTGAGCATCGGCGTCGTGTCGCAGGCCATCACGCCGGAAGAGGTCACCACGCGATATTCGCTGAACGGCACCGCCGATTTCGCGCTGCGGGACGCTGCGGGGGTGGTGCTGGTGCAGGGGCGGGTCAGCGGATTCACGTCCTATTCGACCACCGAGACCACCATCGCGACCCTGACCGCCGAGGCCGATGCCCGGCAGCGGCTGGCCCATATGCTGGCCGATCAGGTGGTCACGCGGTTGCTCGCGGCCTCGGACAAGTTGCCGCAATGA
- the leuS gene encoding leucine--tRNA ligase yields MPYDPSSLEPRWQQAWADAASFTATRDERPKYYVLEMFPYPSGRIHMGHVRNYTMGDVVARFKRAQGFSVLHPMGWDAFGMPAENAAMEQGGHPRDWTYGNIATMREQLKPLGLSIDWSREFATCDDEYVARQQALFLDMLEAGLITRKSAQVNWDPVDMTVLANEQVIDGKGWRSGAAVERRELTQWFFRISDYSEELLAALDGLKGWPEKVRLMQSNWIGKSRGLQFRFETVDLPDFPEIEVYTTRPDTLLGASFVALSPDHPLVGRLAAADPEVAAFVEECRRIGTTEEAIETAPKLGFDTGLKVRHPLDAEWELPIWIANFVLMDYGTGAIFGSPAHDERDHEFATRYGLAIRASFGQPGMDQVAADALVADAPFTPLKSEVVTYVRGFAGDTDQTGDAAVSAAIAHAEAGGWGKGVTKYRLRDWGISRQRYWGCPIPVVHCDACGTVPEAKENLPVLLPQDVSFDIPGNPLDRHPTWRQATCPKCGNAARRETDTMDTFVDSSWYYARFTSPRADTPTDRADADYWMNVDQYIGGIEHAILHLLYSRFFARAMVKTGHLPEAAKEPFDALFTQGMVTHEIYMTRDDRGRPVYHLPEDVTDGKLADGTAVQVIPSAKMSKSKKNVVDPVDIVTGFGADTARWFMLSDSPPERDVEWTAAGAEAAHKFLARVWRLADETAEGEDDPDLSRAAHRAIADVTKSIEGFAFNKAVAKVYELANAVGKSKAGGESRRAVLRIMAQLMGPMVPHLAEDVWTMAGGQGMVVDAPWPKADPAMLEDDTVTLPIQINGKRRAEISVPKDMPKDQIEALVLADETVQRFLEGAAPKKLIVVPGRIVNVVA; encoded by the coding sequence ATGCCTTATGATCCCTCCAGCCTTGAGCCCCGTTGGCAACAGGCCTGGGCCGATGCCGCCAGCTTTACCGCCACGCGCGACGAGCGGCCGAAATATTATGTGCTGGAGATGTTCCCCTATCCTTCCGGGCGCATCCATATGGGCCATGTGCGCAACTATACCATGGGCGATGTGGTGGCGCGGTTCAAACGCGCGCAGGGGTTTTCGGTGCTGCATCCGATGGGCTGGGACGCCTTTGGCATGCCGGCCGAGAATGCCGCGATGGAGCAGGGCGGCCATCCGCGTGACTGGACCTATGGCAATATCGCCACCATGCGCGAGCAGCTGAAGCCGCTGGGGCTGTCCATCGACTGGAGCCGCGAATTCGCCACCTGCGACGATGAATATGTGGCCCGGCAGCAGGCGCTGTTTCTGGACATGCTGGAGGCCGGGCTGATCACCCGCAAATCGGCGCAGGTGAACTGGGATCCGGTCGATATGACCGTGCTGGCCAATGAGCAGGTGATTGACGGCAAGGGCTGGCGGTCCGGCGCGGCGGTGGAGCGGCGCGAGCTGACGCAGTGGTTCTTTCGCATCTCGGACTATTCCGAGGAGTTGCTGGCGGCGCTGGATGGGCTGAAGGGCTGGCCGGAGAAGGTGCGGCTGATGCAGTCGAACTGGATCGGCAAGTCGCGCGGGCTGCAGTTCCGGTTCGAGACGGTGGATCTGCCGGATTTCCCCGAGATCGAGGTTTACACGACGCGGCCCGATACGCTGCTGGGGGCCAGCTTTGTCGCGCTGTCGCCGGATCATCCGCTGGTCGGGCGGCTGGCCGCCGCCGATCCCGAGGTCGCGGCTTTCGTCGAGGAATGTCGCAGGATCGGCACCACCGAAGAGGCGATCGAGACGGCGCCGAAGCTGGGTTTCGATACCGGGCTGAAGGTGCGGCACCCGCTGGACGCGGAATGGGAACTGCCGATCTGGATCGCGAATTTCGTGCTGATGGATTACGGTACCGGCGCGATCTTCGGCAGCCCGGCGCATGATGAACGCGACCACGAATTCGCCACCAGATACGGGCTGGCGATCCGGGCAAGTTTTGGTCAGCCGGGCATGGATCAGGTGGCCGCCGATGCGCTGGTGGCGGATGCGCCGTTCACGCCGCTGAAATCCGAGGTCGTGACCTATGTGCGCGGTTTCGCGGGCGATACGGATCAGACCGGCGATGCGGCGGTCAGTGCCGCCATCGCCCATGCCGAGGCCGGTGGCTGGGGCAAGGGTGTGACCAAATACCGTCTGCGCGACTGGGGTATTTCCCGGCAGCGTTACTGGGGTTGTCCGATCCCGGTGGTGCATTGCGACGCCTGCGGCACGGTGCCCGAGGCGAAGGAAAACCTGCCGGTGCTGCTGCCGCAGGATGTGAGTTTCGACATTCCGGGCAATCCGCTGGACCGGCACCCGACATGGCGGCAGGCGACCTGCCCGAAATGCGGCAATGCGGCCCGGCGCGAGACCGATACCATGGACACTTTCGTGGACAGTTCATGGTATTACGCGCGCTTTACCTCGCCCCGCGCGGATACGCCGACGGATCGGGCCGATGCCGATTACTGGATGAATGTGGACCAGTATATCGGCGGTATCGAACATGCGATTCTGCATCTGCTCTATTCGCGGTTCTTTGCCCGGGCGATGGTCAAGACCGGGCATCTGCCCGAGGCGGCGAAAGAGCCGTTCGATGCGCTGTTCACGCAGGGCATGGTCACGCATGAGATCTATATGACCCGCGATGATCGGGGGCGTCCGGTCTATCACCTGCCCGAGGATGTGACGGACGGCAAACTGGCCGATGGTACGGCGGTGCAGGTCATCCCCTCGGCCAAGATGTCGAAATCCAAGAAGAATGTGGTCGATCCGGTCGATATCGTGACGGGCTTCGGGGCCGATACCGCGCGCTGGTTCATGCTGTCCGACAGCCCGCCCGAGCGCGATGTGGAATGGACCGCTGCCGGGGCCGAGGCCGCGCACAAGTTTCTGGCCCGCGTATGGCGGCTGGCGGATGAGACGGCCGAGGGAGAGGACGATCCCGATCTGAGCCGCGCCGCCCATCGCGCCATTGCCGATGTGACGAAATCCATCGAGGGTTTCGCCTTCAACAAGGCGGTGGCGAAGGTCTATGAGCTGGCCAATGCCGTCGGCAAATCAAAGGCCGGGGGCGAATCGCGCCGGGCCGTGCTGCGGATCATGGCGCAGCTGATGGGGCCGATGGTGCCGCATCTGGCCGAGGATGTCTGGACCATGGCCGGCGGTCAGGGCATGGTCGTCGATGCGCCCTGGCCCAAGGCCGACCCGGCGATGCTGGAGGATGACACGGTGACCCTGCCGATCCAGATCAACGGCAAGCGCCGGGCCGAGATCTCGGTGCCCAAAGACATGCCCAAGGATCAGATCGAGGCGCTGGTGCTGGCCGATGAAACGGTGCAGCGGTTCCTTGAGGGCGCGGCGCCGAAAAAGCTGATCGTGGTGCCGGGGCGGATCGTCAATGTGGTCGCCTGA
- the glpD gene encoding glycerol-3-phosphate dehydrogenase — MPDTPQISDLFIIGGGINGCGIARDAAGRGLSVTLAEMGDLAQATSSASTKLFHGGLRYLEYLEIRLVREALREREVLLRAMPHISRPMRFVLPLDPGMTFESDTPVSKALALLMPWKKGHRPNLLIRAGLFLYDHLGGRKILPGTTSLSLKGTPEGAPLQDRLQKAYEYSDCWVDDARLVALNARDAAQHGARIMVGAQVAEARRDDGLWRITLSDGRVFRSRALVNAGGPWVGQIIRDVAHLPLSESVRLVRGSHIVVPRLFDHEKAYFFQGHDGRIIFAIPYQDDFTLIGTTDRDHHGSPLDAECTPEEQDYLCAFASEYFAQPVTRDQIAWTYSGVRPLYDDGAKTATAATRDYVLSLQADGPPCLNVFGGKITTYRRLAEHALEKLVPYFPQATPAWTAGASLPGGDFPVDGVAALIGKLLHDYPFLDHKWAGRLVRAYGTDAALILSGAGSAADLGRDFGATLTEAELRWLMTHEFARHAGDVVWRRSKLGLRLSPDQITAIGDYMSRNPA, encoded by the coding sequence ATGCCCGACACGCCCCAGATCAGCGATCTGTTCATCATCGGCGGCGGCATCAATGGCTGCGGCATCGCCCGCGACGCGGCGGGGCGCGGTTTGTCGGTCACGCTGGCCGAAATGGGCGATCTGGCGCAGGCGACCAGTTCGGCCTCGACCAAGCTGTTCCACGGCGGGCTGCGCTATCTGGAATATCTGGAAATCCGGCTGGTGCGCGAGGCGCTGCGCGAACGCGAGGTGCTGCTGCGCGCCATGCCGCATATCAGCCGGCCGATGCGTTTCGTGCTGCCGCTGGACCCCGGCATGACCTTCGAAAGCGACACCCCGGTCAGCAAGGCGCTGGCGCTGTTGATGCCGTGGAAAAAGGGCCACCGGCCCAATCTGCTGATCCGGGCGGGGCTTTTTCTTTACGACCATCTGGGCGGGCGGAAGATCCTGCCGGGCACGACCTCGCTGTCGCTGAAGGGCACGCCCGAGGGCGCGCCGTTGCAGGACCGGCTGCAAAAGGCCTATGAATACAGCGATTGCTGGGTGGATGATGCGCGACTGGTGGCGCTGAACGCCCGCGACGCCGCACAGCACGGCGCCCGCATCATGGTCGGCGCGCAGGTGGCCGAGGCCCGGCGCGACGATGGGCTGTGGCGGATCACGCTGAGCGACGGGCGCGTCTTCCGGTCCCGCGCGCTGGTCAATGCGGGCGGGCCGTGGGTCGGGCAGATCATCCGCGACGTGGCGCATCTGCCGCTGTCGGAATCGGTGCGGCTGGTGCGCGGCAGCCATATCGTCGTGCCGCGCCTGTTCGACCACGAAAAAGCCTATTTCTTTCAGGGCCATGATGGTCGGATCATCTTTGCCATCCCCTATCAGGACGATTTCACCCTGATCGGCACCACCGACCGCGATCATCACGGCAGCCCGCTGGACGCCGAATGCACCCCTGAAGAGCAGGATTATCTTTGCGCCTTCGCCTCGGAATATTTCGCGCAGCCGGTGACGCGGGATCAGATCGCCTGGACCTATTCCGGGGTGCGCCCGCTTTATGACGACGGGGCGAAAACAGCGACGGCGGCGACGCGCGACTATGTTCTGTCATTGCAGGCCGATGGCCCGCCCTGCCTGAACGTCTTTGGCGGCAAGATCACCACCTATCGCCGGCTTGCCGAGCATGCGCTGGAAAAGCTGGTGCCGTATTTTCCGCAGGCCACTCCTGCATGGACAGCGGGCGCATCCCTGCCCGGCGGCGATTTCCCGGTCGATGGCGTGGCGGCGCTGATCGGGAAATTACTGCATGATTACCCGTTTCTGGACCATAAATGGGCCGGGCGGCTGGTGCGCGCCTATGGCACCGATGCGGCGCTGATCCTGTCGGGGGCGGGCAGCGCCGCCGATCTGGGCCGCGATTTCGGCGCCACCCTGACCGAGGCCGAGCTGCGCTGGCTGATGACCCATGAATTCGCCCGCCATGCCGGGGACGTCGTCTGGCGGCGCAGCAAGCTGGGCCTGCGCCTGTCGCCCGACCAGATCACCGCCATCGGGGATTACATGAGCCGAAACCCGGCCTGA
- the holA gene encoding DNA polymerase III subunit delta, whose translation MILKGGEIARYLARPDPSRPALLIYGQDAMRVSLKRAEAVAALVGPGAEEEMRLTRLAGAGLKKDPAQLMDAVKAVGFFPGQRVVLAEDTPDAGADGVGAAIGAWQPGDAVIVVTAGGLSKSSALRKLFENHRDAVVAPIYDDPPGAEEIGRWLEEAGLRDVPRDAMRDLGDLARALTPGDLRQVIEKIGLYKHGDATPLTPGEVALMAPATIEADIDEVLHVVAEGRADEFGQLMRRIEGQGITPVSLCIAALRHFRALHLAACDPGGPGAGLSRMRPPVFGPRRDRMARQAQSWGMGPLEDALRQLLDTDLALRSSTSAPAMALVERVLLRLAMMPKGRR comes from the coding sequence ATGATACTGAAGGGCGGGGAAATCGCGCGCTATCTGGCGCGTCCCGACCCGTCACGACCGGCCCTGCTGATCTATGGTCAGGATGCGATGCGGGTATCGCTGAAACGTGCCGAGGCGGTTGCAGCCCTTGTCGGTCCCGGCGCCGAAGAGGAAATGCGCCTGACGCGGCTGGCGGGGGCCGGGTTGAAAAAGGACCCCGCGCAACTGATGGATGCGGTCAAGGCGGTCGGATTCTTTCCCGGTCAGCGCGTCGTTCTGGCCGAAGATACGCCCGATGCGGGTGCCGATGGGGTCGGCGCGGCGATCGGCGCCTGGCAGCCGGGCGATGCGGTGATCGTGGTCACGGCGGGCGGATTGTCGAAATCCTCGGCCCTGCGCAAGTTGTTCGAAAATCATCGCGATGCGGTGGTCGCGCCGATCTATGACGATCCGCCGGGGGCCGAGGAAATCGGCCGCTGGCTGGAAGAGGCCGGGTTGCGCGATGTGCCCCGCGATGCGATGCGCGATCTGGGTGATCTGGCCCGCGCGCTGACGCCGGGCGATCTGCGGCAGGTGATCGAGAAGATCGGCCTGTATAAGCATGGCGATGCGACGCCGCTGACTCCGGGCGAGGTGGCGCTGATGGCGCCCGCAACCATCGAGGCCGATATCGACGAAGTGCTGCATGTGGTGGCCGAGGGGCGCGCGGACGAGTTCGGCCAGCTGATGCGGCGAATCGAGGGGCAGGGCATTACTCCGGTCAGTCTGTGCATCGCCGCGCTGCGTCATTTCCGGGCGCTGCATCTGGCCGCCTGCGATCCGGGCGGGCCGGGGGCGGGGTTGTCGCGGATGCGGCCTCCGGTCTTCGGGCCGCGCCGCGACCGCATGGCCCGGCAGGCGCAGAGCTGGGGGATGGGGCCGCTGGAGGACGCGCTGCGGCAGTTGCTGGATACGGATCTGGCGCTGCGCAGTTCGACCTCGGCCCCGGCCATGGCACTGGTCGAGCGGGTGCTGCTGCGGCTGGCGATGATGCCGAAAGGCAGGCGATGA
- a CDS encoding winged helix-turn-helix domain-containing protein, protein MQQDSTDETKIKLRLEYAAPLVLGPGKADLLERIDRLGSISAAGREMGMSYKRAWSLVEEMNTAFARPVVDSSRGGSGGGGAVLTDQGRRMLEHYRALEDVLRRQGADHLAALTAMLRD, encoded by the coding sequence ATGCAGCAGGACAGCACGGACGAAACCAAAATCAAACTTCGGCTGGAATATGCCGCGCCGCTGGTGCTGGGCCCCGGCAAGGCCGACCTGCTGGAGCGGATCGACCGGCTTGGCTCGATCTCGGCCGCAGGGCGAGAGATGGGCATGAGCTATAAGCGCGCTTGGTCACTGGTCGAGGAAATGAACACCGCCTTTGCCCGGCCGGTCGTGGACAGCAGCCGTGGCGGATCGGGCGGCGGCGGTGCGGTGCTGACCGATCAGGGGCGCAGGATGCTGGAACATTACCGCGCGCTGGAAGACGTGCTGCGACGGCAGGGCGCCGATCATCTGGCCGCGCTGACCGCCATGCTGCGCGACTGA
- a CDS encoding lytic transglycosylase, with the protein MNRFLKLAIVALVASCGGGNYSAPRNLENACAIVAERPAYLRAMKRTEARWGVPVHVQMATIHQESKFIGDARTPHQYALGVIPIGRQSSAYGYSQALDGTWEEYMRETGNRRAKRNDIADATDFMGWYMHGSSQRLGISKWDAPSQYLAYHEGRSGFARGTYRNKAWLMRVAAEVGQRSNLYRSQLVACRRA; encoded by the coding sequence ATGAACAGGTTTCTGAAACTGGCGATCGTGGCGCTGGTCGCATCCTGCGGTGGCGGCAACTATTCGGCCCCCCGCAATCTTGAAAACGCCTGCGCCATCGTGGCCGAGCGACCGGCCTATCTGCGGGCGATGAAACGGACCGAGGCGCGCTGGGGCGTGCCGGTGCATGTCCAGATGGCAACCATCCATCAGGAATCCAAATTCATCGGCGATGCGCGCACGCCGCATCAATATGCGCTGGGGGTGATTCCAATCGGACGCCAAAGCAGCGCCTATGGCTATTCCCAGGCGCTGGACGGCACGTGGGAGGAATATATGCGCGAAACCGGCAACCGCCGGGCCAAGCGCAACGACATCGCCGACGCGACCGATTTCATGGGCTGGTACATGCACGGATCGTCGCAGCGGCTGGGCATATCGAAATGGGACGCGCCGTCGCAATATCTGGCCTATCACGAGGGGCGCAGCGGCTTTGCCCGCGGCACCTATCGCAACAAGGCCTGGCTGATGCGCGTCGCCGCCGAGGTCGGGCAGCGATCCAACCTCTACCGCTCGCAACTGGTGGCCTGCCGCCGCGCCTGA